Proteins from one Impatiens glandulifera chromosome 2, dImpGla2.1, whole genome shotgun sequence genomic window:
- the LOC124927731 gene encoding U-box domain-containing protein 11-like, with protein sequence MDESFIDLSINYDQSSSVFTTCSSKSNASFEFPIMESNSSDYAIHHLLTKLESKSIEERKQAALNIRLLSKDSNDNRLKIARSGAIPSLITLISSDDRQLQEYGVTSILNLSLCDENKNLIVSSGAITPLVNALRIGTTTAKENASCALLRLSQIDENKIEIGRSGAVPLLVKLLKVGDIRGKKDSSTALYSICSIKENKIRAVQAGIVEILIDLIADLESNMVDKAAYVLNQVISIPEAVSAVVENDGIPVLVEMIEIGSDRQKEIAMEILLKICEGSSYRSLVVREGAIPPVVELTQCGTSRGKRKARTLLQILRQVRTGYMAAEISDVSF encoded by the exons ATGGACGAAAGTTTCATTGATTTAAGCATCAATTACGATCAATCCTCATCAGTTTTCACCACCTGCAGCAGCAAATCCAACGCCTCCTTCGAGTTTCCAATCATGGAATCAAACAGTTCCGATTACGCGATTCATCATCTTCTCACCAAGCTCGAAAGTAAATCAATAGAAGAAAGGAAACAAGCAGCATTAAACATCAGACTACTTTCCAAGGATTCAAATGATAACCGTCTCAAAATCGCTAGATCCGGTGCGATTCCGTCTCTAATCACTCTAATCTCTTCAGATGATCGTCAACTTCAAGAGTACGGAGTTACATCGATTCTAAATCTATCTCTCTGCGACGAAAACAAAAACCTAATCGTTTCCTCCGGCGCAATCACGCCTCTAGTTAACGCATTAAGAATCGGAACAACAACGGCTAAAGAAAATGCATCATGCGCTTTACTTCGTTTATCGCAGATCGATGAGAATAAGATCGAAATCGGACGATCTGGAGCAGTTCCATTACTAGTGAAGCTATTAAAAGTTGGAGATATTCGCGGGAAGAAGGATTCATCTACGGCTCTGTATTCGATTTGTTCGATTAAAGAGAACAAAATCAGAGCAGTTCAAGCAGGTATAGTTGAAATACTTATCGATCTGATTGCAGATTTAGAATCGAATATGGTGGATAAAGCAGCGTACGTGCTGAATCAGGTGATTTCAATACCGGAAGCGGTTTCAGCGGTGGTTGAGAACGACGGAATACCGGTTTTAGTTGAGATGATTGAGATCGGAAGTGATCGGCAAAAGGAAATCGCGATGGAGATTTTGTTGAAGATTTGTGAAGGAAGTTCTTACCGGAGTTTGGTCGTCCGGGAAGGAGCGATTCCTCCGGTTGTTGAGTTGACTCAGTGTGGAACCAGTCGGGGTAAACGGAAg GCTCGGACGTTGCTACAGATTCTCCGGCAAGTAAGAACCGGTTACATGGCGGCGGAAATATCTGACGTGTCATTTTGA